In one window of Campylobacter coli DNA:
- the era gene encoding GTPase Era: MKSGFVSIIGRTNAGKSTLINSLLEEKIALVSHKQNATRRKIKAIVMNGEDQIIFIDTPGLHESKATLNQFLIQSAIKSMGDCDVILFVASIFDSVKDYENFLSLNPKVPHIIVLNKVDLADNGALLKKLNEYAKFSEHFKAILPYSCKKKSYQKPLLNELCKLLPEHEHFYDSEFLTPSSQKDIFREFILESIYENLSEELPYSCEIMIKNTKETPNLFIIDARIITDTNSHKAMLIGKDGATLKRIGKDARFKISKLIQNKVLLKLFVVVKKNWQKDEVFLKKILNYEE; encoded by the coding sequence GTGAAAAGCGGCTTTGTTAGCATCATAGGGCGTACCAACGCGGGGAAAAGTACTCTTATTAATTCCTTGCTAGAAGAAAAAATCGCCCTAGTTTCGCACAAACAAAACGCCACAAGGCGTAAAATCAAAGCTATAGTCATGAACGGTGAAGATCAGATCATCTTTATAGATACACCTGGTCTTCATGAAAGCAAAGCAACACTTAATCAATTTCTTATCCAAAGCGCTATAAAATCTATGGGTGATTGCGATGTTATCTTGTTTGTTGCTAGTATTTTTGACAGTGTAAAAGATTATGAAAATTTCCTAAGCTTAAACCCCAAAGTTCCTCATATCATCGTTCTTAACAAAGTGGATCTAGCTGATAATGGCGCACTTTTAAAAAAACTCAACGAATATGCAAAATTCAGTGAGCATTTTAAGGCTATTTTGCCTTATTCTTGCAAGAAAAAGAGTTATCAAAAACCATTGCTAAATGAGCTATGTAAGCTCTTACCTGAACATGAACATTTTTATGATAGTGAATTTTTAACTCCTAGTTCTCAAAAGGATATTTTTAGAGAATTTATACTTGAAAGTATTTATGAAAATTTAAGCGAAGAATTACCTTATTCTTGTGAAATTATGATAAAAAATACCAAAGAAACACCCAATCTTTTTATCATCGATGCACGAATCATCACCGATACAAATTCCCATAAAGCTATGCTTATAGGAAAAGATGGAGCAACACTTAAAAGAATAGGCAAAGATGCGAGATTTAAAATCTCAAAACTCATTCAAAATAAAGTGCTTTTAAAGCTTTTTGTCGTTGTAAAGAAAAATTGGCAAAAAGATGAAGTTTTTCTTAAAAAAATTCTAAATTATGAAGAATAA
- a CDS encoding aminopeptidase P family protein, which produces MNIYKTRVEKIRQFMIKEKLDAYLILSADPHLNEYLPSFYQSRAFVSGFKGSAGSLIITLQDAFLWTDGRYWIQAKKELEGSDILLQKQDANNTFLKWLKENLNKEQNLGIDFSVLSLALQKEIQKNCKAELKNIDLISPIWENRPALPKNKVYEHELKYCSYSRKEKLTLVREKMAKLQAQNHLISSLDDIAWITNLRGSDVNYNPVFLSHLLILEEKALLFIDREKIDFELEKKLNLDGIWLKDYNEIQNELKKLQNTNLLIEPSKTTALLIEILDKSVEILEEINPSTHLKAIKTDKEIAHIQNAMIEDGVALCKFFAWLEENIENNTQISELDIDTKITEFRSQSPYYISNSFATIAGFNANAALPHYKAEKESFSYIQKNGLLLIDSGGQYKNGTTDITRVVAIGELNKEQIHDYTLVLKAHIAISSTVFPKDIAMPLLDAITRAPLWQEQLDYAHGTGHGVGYFLNVHEGPQTLSYFSPVLEKTKAKEGMLTSIEPGIYRTGKWGIRLENLVVNTKIKNPKNKDFGEFLYFKPLTLCPFEISCIDKTLLSTKEKAWINAYHKEVYEKLSPKLHDNPKALKWLKERTEAI; this is translated from the coding sequence ATGAATATTTACAAAACAAGAGTTGAAAAAATCAGACAATTTATGATAAAAGAAAAACTTGACGCTTATTTGATACTAAGTGCCGATCCACATTTAAATGAGTATTTGCCTAGTTTTTATCAAAGTAGAGCATTTGTGAGCGGTTTTAAAGGCTCTGCTGGAAGCTTGATCATCACTCTTCAAGATGCTTTTTTGTGGACAGATGGAAGATACTGGATTCAGGCAAAAAAGGAATTAGAAGGTAGTGACATACTTTTACAAAAACAAGATGCAAATAATACCTTTTTAAAATGGCTAAAAGAAAATTTAAACAAGGAACAAAATTTAGGTATAGATTTTTCAGTTTTATCCTTAGCTTTGCAAAAAGAAATACAAAAAAACTGCAAAGCCGAACTAAAAAATATCGATTTAATTAGCCCTATTTGGGAAAATCGTCCTGCACTACCCAAAAATAAAGTTTATGAACACGAATTAAAATATTGCTCCTATTCTAGAAAAGAAAAACTAACATTAGTGCGTGAAAAAATGGCTAAACTACAAGCACAAAACCATCTTATTTCCAGTCTTGATGACATAGCTTGGATTACTAATTTAAGAGGAAGCGATGTAAACTACAATCCTGTATTTTTAAGTCATTTGCTAATCTTGGAAGAAAAGGCTTTGCTTTTTATAGATAGGGAAAAAATTGATTTTGAGCTTGAAAAAAAATTAAATCTCGATGGAATTTGGCTTAAAGACTATAATGAAATTCAAAATGAACTTAAAAAACTCCAAAATACAAATTTACTCATTGAGCCTTCAAAAACAACTGCTTTACTCATTGAAATTTTAGATAAAAGCGTTGAAATTTTAGAAGAAATCAACCCTAGCACCCATTTAAAAGCCATCAAAACAGATAAAGAAATCGCTCACATACAAAATGCCATGATAGAAGATGGGGTGGCTTTATGTAAATTCTTTGCTTGGCTTGAAGAAAATATCGAAAATAATACACAAATCAGCGAACTTGACATCGATACTAAAATCACCGAATTTAGATCTCAAAGTCCTTATTATATTAGCAATAGTTTTGCCACTATAGCAGGATTTAACGCTAATGCAGCTTTGCCGCATTATAAAGCTGAAAAAGAAAGCTTTTCTTATATTCAAAAAAATGGATTATTGCTTATAGATTCGGGTGGGCAATACAAAAATGGCACCACGGATATTACTAGAGTTGTAGCTATAGGTGAATTAAACAAAGAACAAATTCATGATTATACCCTAGTTTTAAAAGCACACATAGCCATATCAAGCACTGTCTTTCCAAAAGATATTGCCATGCCTTTACTTGATGCTATCACAAGGGCTCCTTTATGGCAAGAACAACTTGATTATGCACACGGCACCGGTCATGGAGTGGGTTATTTTTTAAATGTCCATGAAGGTCCGCAAACTCTTTCTTATTTTAGCCCTGTGCTTGAAAAAACAAAGGCTAAAGAAGGTATGCTAACTTCTATAGAACCTGGAATTTATAGGACGGGAAAATGGGGCATTAGGCTTGAAAATTTAGTTGTTAATACAAAAATAAAAAATCCCAAAAACAAAGATTTTGGTGAATTTTTATATTTTAAACCCTTAACACTTTGTCCTTTTGAAATAAGTTGTATTGACAAAACCTTATTGAGTACCAAAGAAAAAGCGTGGATTAATGCTTATCATAAGGAAGTTTACGAAAAACTCTCCCCTAAGCTTCATGACAATCCAAAGGCTTTAAAATGGCTAAAAGAAAGAACTGAGGCGATTTAA
- the mrdA gene encoding penicillin-binding protein 2, whose translation MRMRLVVGFILLFFIFLLSRVYYLSIKSNVYYEELAKQNAVKTEFIAPTRGQISDRNGTPLAINDLGFSISIKPYLTLKRANRGVLEKELNQLQEFFPDLNVTKLAELYKKNDSYYNQDFIKIIDFIPSQEMMKHYSELNLNENIRIDPAGQRKYPFGKLASHIIGYVGKADLQDIKENEIAKLTNFTGKSGIERYYNDVLQGEKGTKVYKVNALNQEVEQLSYTSALSNDIELTIDIELQSFLTQLFEGNAGAAIIMDISDGSILAAGSFPEYDLNPFVTGISYKEWDELSNNLDHPFTNKLINGYYPPGSVVKMGVGLSFLNSKSINPSTQFFCNGSIELGGRFFRCWNRAGHGAVDLKHAIKASCDVYFYDGSLQVGIDQISRTLSRIGFGAKTGVDLPNEFVGILPSREWKMQRYKQAWFQGDTLNTSIGQGNFLATPMQIARYTAQIAKGGEVIPHFLKSVENNNSITEDKTQDSNEIFTLFEKSQLPYIRDAMYAVANEQGGTSYHYLRNLEVKVAAKTGTAQVVGFSQADKNRVDEKQLKYYTRSHAWVTSYAPYSKPRYVVTVLVEHSGRTISSGVATAKIYQKMIDLGYFKSESKVNNSKKN comes from the coding sequence ATGAGAATGCGTTTGGTTGTTGGCTTTATACTGCTGTTTTTTATATTTTTGTTAAGCCGTGTATATTATCTAAGTATAAAATCAAATGTGTATTATGAAGAACTCGCCAAGCAAAACGCTGTAAAAACCGAATTTATAGCTCCTACTCGTGGTCAAATTTCAGATCGTAATGGTACTCCTTTGGCGATTAATGATTTGGGTTTTAGTATTTCTATTAAGCCTTATTTAACTTTAAAAAGAGCAAATAGAGGTGTATTGGAAAAAGAATTAAATCAACTCCAAGAATTTTTTCCTGATTTAAATGTTACCAAGCTTGCTGAACTTTATAAGAAAAATGACTCTTATTATAATCAAGATTTTATTAAAATTATAGATTTTATACCTTCACAAGAAATGATGAAGCATTATTCAGAACTCAATTTAAATGAAAATATACGCATAGATCCTGCAGGGCAAAGAAAATATCCTTTTGGAAAATTAGCTTCTCATATTATAGGCTATGTAGGTAAGGCAGACTTACAAGATATTAAAGAAAATGAAATTGCAAAGCTGACTAATTTTACAGGAAAGAGCGGAATAGAGCGTTATTATAATGATGTTTTGCAGGGAGAAAAAGGAACTAAAGTTTATAAGGTTAATGCTTTAAATCAAGAAGTGGAGCAGCTTTCCTATACTTCGGCACTTTCTAATGATATAGAACTTACCATAGATATAGAACTTCAAAGCTTTTTAACACAACTTTTTGAAGGTAATGCGGGTGCTGCTATCATTATGGATATTAGTGATGGTTCTATTTTGGCAGCAGGAAGTTTTCCTGAGTATGATTTAAATCCTTTTGTAACTGGAATTTCTTATAAAGAATGGGACGAGCTTTCTAATAATCTTGATCATCCTTTTACAAATAAGCTTATTAACGGATATTATCCCCCAGGTTCTGTTGTGAAGATGGGCGTTGGTTTGTCTTTTTTAAATTCAAAAAGTATTAATCCCTCAACCCAATTTTTTTGTAATGGTAGCATAGAGCTTGGTGGGAGATTTTTTCGTTGTTGGAATAGAGCAGGGCATGGGGCTGTAGATTTAAAACATGCGATAAAAGCAAGCTGTGATGTTTATTTTTATGATGGAAGTTTACAAGTGGGTATAGATCAAATAAGTCGTACTTTATCGCGCATAGGTTTTGGTGCTAAAACTGGTGTGGATTTACCTAATGAATTTGTGGGGATCTTGCCAAGCAGGGAATGGAAAATGCAAAGATATAAGCAAGCTTGGTTTCAAGGCGATACCTTAAATACTTCCATAGGGCAAGGAAATTTCTTGGCTACACCTATGCAGATTGCTAGATATACAGCTCAAATTGCAAAAGGCGGTGAAGTTATTCCCCATTTTCTAAAAAGTGTAGAAAATAATAATAGCATCACAGAAGATAAAACACAAGATAGTAATGAAATTTTCACTCTTTTTGAAAAAAGCCAACTTCCCTATATAAGAGATGCGATGTATGCAGTTGCTAATGAGCAAGGTGGTACTTCTTATCATTATTTGCGTAATTTAGAAGTAAAAGTTGCTGCTAAAACAGGAACTGCACAAGTGGTAGGTTTTTCTCAAGCTGATAAAAATAGAGTTGATGAAAAGCAACTTAAGTATTATACAAGATCGCATGCTTGGGTAACTTCTTATGCGCCTTATTCTAAACCGCGTTATGTGGTTACTGTTTTGGTAGAACACAGCGGAAGAACTATAAGCTCAGGTGTTGCTACGGCAAAGATTTATCAAAAAATGATAGATCTTGGATATTTTAAGTCAGAAAGCAAAGTTAATAACTCGAAAAAGAACTAG
- the yihA gene encoding ribosome biogenesis GTP-binding protein YihA/YsxC has translation MIISAKFISSLDKFDKNFASHFSEVAFLGRSNVGKSSLINSLCKQKKLAKSSATPGKTQLINFFEVLCKKNEDKFSIHFIDLPGFGYAKVSKNLKEIWNKNLDEFLKLRSSIKLFVHLIDSRHTNLDIDLNLDEYLKSFLKPDQRILKVFTKCDKLNQSEKAKLKNNFKDAILISNLNKMGLDDLEHEIIKQTLGL, from the coding sequence ATGATAATAAGCGCTAAATTTATCAGCTCTTTGGATAAATTCGATAAAAATTTTGCATCTCATTTTAGCGAAGTGGCATTTTTAGGAAGATCAAATGTGGGAAAAAGTTCTTTGATTAATTCCTTATGTAAACAAAAAAAACTCGCCAAGAGTTCTGCTACTCCTGGAAAAACGCAATTGATTAATTTTTTTGAAGTTTTATGTAAAAAAAATGAGGATAAATTCAGTATTCATTTTATTGACTTGCCTGGCTTTGGTTATGCGAAGGTTTCAAAAAATCTAAAAGAAATATGGAATAAAAATTTGGATGAGTTTTTAAAATTGAGAAGTTCGATTAAACTTTTTGTGCATTTGATTGATTCAAGACATACGAATTTAGATATTGATTTAAATTTAGATGAGTATTTAAAAAGTTTTTTAAAGCCTGATCAGAGAATATTAAAGGTTTTTACAAAATGTGATAAGCTTAATCAAAGCGAAAAAGCTAAACTTAAAAATAATTTTAAAGATGCTATTTTGATATCTAATTTAAATAAAATGGGACTTGATGATTTAGAACATGAAATTATTAAGCAAACTTTAGGTTTATAA
- the lptA gene encoding lipopolysaccharide transport periplasmic protein LptA: protein MSISISLASQIEVKALNFYSDENKGESILSGNVEIIRGDDVLTAEKVIIYTDKNRKPIRYEAVQNANFKIVLKGKTYKGSGDKFIYNVAKDIYEIDGNAYINELESNQKLYGDRIVVDKRNNVYRVESKDKKPARFIFDLEQNDNKR, encoded by the coding sequence ATGAGTATAAGCATATCTTTAGCTAGCCAGATAGAGGTTAAGGCCTTAAATTTTTATTCAGATGAAAACAAGGGCGAAAGCATACTCAGTGGTAATGTTGAAATCATAAGGGGCGATGATGTTTTAACTGCTGAAAAAGTGATTATATATACAGATAAAAATCGCAAACCTATTCGTTATGAAGCTGTGCAAAATGCTAATTTTAAAATCGTTTTAAAGGGAAAAACCTATAAGGGAAGTGGGGATAAATTTATTTATAATGTAGCTAAAGATATTTATGAAATTGACGGAAATGCCTATATCAACGAGCTTGAAAGCAATCAAAAACTTTATGGAGATAGGATAGTAGTAGATAAACGAAATAATGTTTATCGTGTTGAAAGCAAGGATAAAAAGCCTGCTCGATTTATATTTGATTTAGAACAAAATGATAATAAGCGCTAA
- a CDS encoding HAD-IIIA family hydrolase has translation MIELIFLDVDGCLTDGKIIYTSNGSVIKEFDVKDGAAIEAWIKLGKKIAIITGRNCPCVSARAKDLKIEIVHQGVKDKLTCAKKILEELNLDFSQCAAIGDYFNDKNLLENVGLSFKPKDAHKDLKVDITLDKKGGKAAVAQMIEYIIKKNNMQEEWDKLWL, from the coding sequence ATGATAGAATTGATATTTTTAGATGTAGATGGTTGTCTTACAGATGGTAAAATCATCTACACTTCTAATGGAAGTGTGATTAAAGAATTTGATGTCAAAGATGGTGCGGCTATCGAAGCTTGGATTAAATTGGGTAAAAAAATTGCTATTATTACTGGAAGAAACTGTCCTTGTGTGAGTGCTCGTGCTAAGGATTTGAAGATAGAAATTGTGCATCAAGGTGTTAAAGATAAATTAACTTGTGCTAAAAAAATTTTAGAAGAGCTGAATTTGGATTTTTCTCAATGTGCGGCTATAGGGGATTATTTTAATGATAAAAATTTACTTGAAAATGTAGGTCTTAGTTTTAAACCTAAGGATGCACATAAAGATTTAAAAGTCGATATCACACTTGATAAAAAAGGTGGTAAAGCAGCTGTGGCTCAAATGATAGAATATATTATAAAGAAAAATAATATGCAAGAGGAATGGGATAAGCTTTGGCTATAA
- a CDS encoding septal ring lytic transglycosylase RlpA family protein has protein sequence MQTIKQKLKKTLPKLLAASLVATFSSGCFGGLFSSVGSAQIYYPSNDFHSSPSGSGSKGTMKPYTINGKTYYPTVVSVGETADGIASWYGPGFHGKKTSNGETYNQNGLTAAHKTLPMNTILKVTNLNNNRQVTVRVNDRGPFVNNRIIDLSKGAANQIDMIAAGTAPVRLEVIGFGSANSGNNVVHSNINYGTSGGIANNGQIYEGGNFMVQIGAFKNPSGAQTIASRYKTYRTYSSTIRKSSVDGLSRVFLTGFRSEEEARDFAASGAFAGAFVVRE, from the coding sequence ATGCAAACTATAAAACAAAAGCTAAAGAAAACTTTACCAAAGTTGTTAGCCGCTAGTTTAGTTGCAACTTTTTCTAGCGGATGCTTTGGAGGTCTTTTTTCTAGCGTAGGTTCAGCACAAATATATTATCCAAGCAACGATTTTCATAGTAGTCCCTCAGGTTCTGGAAGTAAGGGGACTATGAAACCTTATACCATAAATGGCAAGACTTATTATCCAACTGTTGTATCAGTAGGTGAAACAGCAGATGGTATAGCAAGTTGGTATGGGCCAGGCTTTCATGGTAAAAAAACTTCTAATGGAGAAACTTATAATCAAAATGGTTTAACCGCAGCTCATAAAACTTTGCCTATGAATACCATTTTAAAGGTAACCAACTTAAATAATAACCGCCAAGTTACCGTGCGTGTTAACGATAGAGGTCCTTTTGTAAATAATAGAATTATAGATCTTTCCAAGGGCGCTGCAAATCAAATCGATATGATTGCTGCAGGAACAGCACCTGTAAGACTTGAGGTTATAGGTTTTGGTTCGGCTAATTCAGGTAATAATGTCGTTCATTCAAATATAAATTATGGAACTAGCGGTGGAATTGCCAATAACGGTCAAATCTATGAGGGTGGAAATTTTATGGTGCAAATTGGAGCGTTTAAAAACCCATCAGGAGCTCAAACTATAGCATCTAGATATAAAACTTATAGAACGTATTCTTCAACTATACGCAAAAGTTCAGTTGATGGTTTGAGTCGTGTTTTCTTGACAGGATTTAGAAGTGAAGAGGAAGCAAGAGATTTTGCGGCAAGTGGTGCATTTGCTGGTGCTTTTGTTGTGCGTGAGTAA
- a CDS encoding transglycosylase SLT domain-containing protein has translation MKKIILCFILFYNFLFAQTTTPEFYERQMSVLRNLDIDPSFISDLAFVQSQQDLRSKHAPTLIDGIQNFSKVTPMIRKILAQQEVPEEILYLAMVESGLKAHSVSNAKAVGVWQFMQPTARNLGLRIDAYVDERRDPVKSTYAAVHYLKSLKEEFGKWYLALLAYNCGNGKLRQAIKQAGSDDLRILLDSDKKYLSLETRNFIRKILTLAFLANDRDFLLDKDGSLVNYALNNDFAKVDAPSSVALKDLAKNLNMDLATFKKYNPQFKHGFTPPGKGYYMYIPLNKVAFFDKNFKVEKLAKVDTTIPMTKVYVVKSGDSLYKIAKTYNTSVEQIRELNKIAKNHLSINQKLIIPIKENKNANYKTKAKENFTKVVSR, from the coding sequence ATGAAAAAAATTATATTATGTTTTATTTTATTTTACAACTTTCTTTTTGCGCAAACTACTACTCCTGAATTTTATGAAAGACAAATGAGTGTTTTAAGAAATTTAGATATTGATCCAAGTTTTATAAGTGATTTGGCTTTTGTGCAAAGTCAACAGGATTTAAGATCGAAGCATGCACCGACTTTGATTGATGGTATACAAAATTTCTCAAAAGTTACTCCTATGATAAGAAAAATTCTAGCGCAGCAAGAAGTTCCAGAAGAAATATTATATCTAGCAATGGTAGAATCGGGATTAAAAGCACATAGTGTTTCTAATGCTAAGGCTGTAGGCGTGTGGCAATTTATGCAACCAACAGCAAGAAATTTAGGACTTAGAATTGATGCTTATGTTGATGAAAGACGCGATCCTGTGAAGTCTACATATGCTGCGGTTCATTATTTAAAAAGTTTAAAAGAAGAGTTTGGCAAATGGTATTTAGCACTTTTAGCTTATAATTGTGGAAATGGAAAATTGCGTCAAGCAATAAAGCAAGCAGGAAGTGATGATTTAAGAATTTTGCTTGATTCTGATAAAAAATATCTTTCTTTGGAAACTAGAAATTTTATACGTAAAATTTTAACTCTAGCTTTCTTGGCTAACGACAGAGATTTTTTACTTGATAAAGATGGCTCTTTGGTTAATTACGCTTTAAATAATGATTTTGCAAAAGTTGATGCTCCTTCTTCAGTTGCATTAAAAGATTTAGCTAAAAATTTAAATATGGACTTAGCAACTTTTAAAAAATATAATCCACAATTTAAACATGGTTTCACTCCTCCAGGTAAGGGATATTATATGTATATTCCTTTAAATAAAGTAGCTTTTTTTGATAAAAATTTTAAAGTTGAAAAGCTTGCAAAAGTGGATACAACTATACCTATGACTAAAGTTTATGTTGTAAAATCAGGTGATTCTTTATATAAAATCGCTAAAACTTACAATACTAGCGTAGAGCAAATTCGAGAATTGAATAAAATCGCTAAAAATCACTTAAGCATTAATCAAAAATTAATCATACCTATTAAGGAGAATAAAAATGCAAACTATAAAACAAAAGCTAAAGAAAACTTTACCAAAGTTGTTAGCCGCTAG
- a CDS encoding TatD family hydrolase, giving the protein MFLNLEFKDGLKIVDTHCHLDSEVFKEDLNELLKHSFDNGIEKIIIPGADIKDLPYAADLASKYKNVFFAAGVHPYELEGFDEKILRAYLKDEKCVAVGECGLDYFRFKSEDFKEREKEKEEQKRLFVAQLELAKEFKKPVIIHSREANNDTYEILHEHSKDLVGGVLHCFNASEHLLRLSNDGFYFGIGGVLTFKNAKNLVNILPQIPKDRLLLETDAPYLTPEPYRGKRNEPLLTQLVANKMSEILDLPRQELLGICLENSYRLFFKG; this is encoded by the coding sequence ATGTTCTTAAATCTTGAATTTAAAGATGGTTTAAAGATCGTCGATACTCATTGTCATTTAGATAGTGAAGTGTTTAAAGAGGATTTAAACGAGCTTTTAAAACATTCGTTTGATAATGGCATAGAAAAAATCATCATACCAGGCGCAGATATTAAAGATTTGCCTTATGCGGCAGATCTTGCTAGTAAATATAAAAATGTATTTTTTGCCGCAGGCGTACATCCTTATGAGCTAGAAGGTTTTGATGAGAAAATTCTAAGAGCGTATTTAAAAGATGAAAAATGCGTGGCTGTAGGTGAATGCGGGCTTGATTATTTTCGTTTTAAAAGTGAAGATTTTAAAGAAAGAGAAAAAGAAAAAGAAGAGCAAAAAAGACTTTTTGTAGCCCAACTTGAACTAGCTAAAGAATTCAAAAAGCCTGTTATCATCCACTCTCGCGAAGCAAATAACGATACTTATGAAATTTTACATGAACATTCTAAAGATCTTGTTGGAGGGGTTTTGCATTGTTTTAATGCAAGCGAACATTTATTGCGCCTTAGCAATGATGGATTTTATTTTGGAATCGGTGGTGTTTTGACATTTAAAAATGCTAAAAATTTAGTAAACATTTTACCACAAATTCCAAAAGATAGATTGTTGCTAGAAACAGATGCGCCCTATCTTACTCCAGAGCCTTATCGCGGTAAAAGGAATGAGCCTTTATTGACTCAATTAGTGGCCAATAAAATGAGTGAAATTCTTGATTTACCAAGACAAGAGCTTTTAGGGATTTGTTTGGAAAATTCTTATAGATTATTTTTTAAAGGTTAA
- a CDS encoding diguanylate cyclase has protein sequence MNKKILLIDDNKMLGKLLAKKIQTTLNREVDIVFSLAEVKALPDDEYFLTFADLCLPDAPNGEVVDYLLAKNWPVIVLTASNDKATRDKFMDKDILDYIFKESDTCIDQIIDSIVKLEHYAKTKVILALSKLSERNEIKKLLTQRKFSVLAAAHGEEAMSYLNDNNDIKLIIADANMPVISGSELLSEVRTRFSDSELGVIILGDKDDALEASLLVSGANEYLVKPLSKESLNCRLDKCLHYMANMQFLSIYNNLDPISGIKNSNALLNCVEDYLNEIACKEEEFAFAFLDIDNLRNLNEEYGYEVGDKIVKICADEIINETKGRDIVGRYSAEKICIVLKNISQERAIKILSRIRVNIKKAGILVNLDEVFFTASIGVVFAKSGDKFETLVDKASKALSQAKANGKDRVEVCS, from the coding sequence ATGAATAAAAAAATTTTACTTATTGATGATAATAAAATGCTTGGAAAGCTTTTAGCTAAAAAGATACAAACTACTTTAAATCGTGAAGTTGATATTGTTTTTAGCCTTGCTGAAGTTAAAGCATTGCCCGATGATGAATATTTTTTAACTTTTGCAGATTTATGCTTGCCTGATGCACCTAATGGAGAAGTGGTGGATTATCTCTTGGCGAAAAATTGGCCTGTTATTGTATTGACTGCAAGTAATGATAAAGCTACAAGAGATAAATTTATGGATAAAGATATTTTAGATTATATCTTTAAAGAAAGCGATACCTGTATAGATCAGATCATAGATTCTATTGTTAAGCTTGAACACTATGCTAAAACCAAGGTTATCTTAGCCCTAAGTAAACTTTCTGAGCGTAATGAAATAAAAAAACTTCTCACACAAAGAAAATTTAGTGTTTTGGCTGCTGCTCATGGCGAGGAAGCAATGAGCTATTTAAATGATAATAATGATATAAAGCTTATTATTGCTGATGCAAATATGCCTGTTATCAGTGGAAGCGAGCTTTTAAGTGAGGTAAGAACTCGTTTTAGCGATAGCGAATTGGGTGTAATTATTTTAGGCGACAAAGATGATGCTTTAGAGGCTAGTTTGCTTGTAAGTGGGGCTAATGAGTATTTGGTAAAACCTTTAAGCAAAGAAAGTTTAAATTGTCGCTTAGATAAATGTCTTCATTATATGGCCAATATGCAGTTTTTAAGTATTTATAACAATCTTGATCCTATTTCCGGGATAAAAAATTCCAATGCTTTGTTGAATTGTGTTGAGGATTATTTAAATGAAATTGCATGCAAAGAAGAAGAATTTGCTTTTGCGTTCTTGGATATAGACAATTTAAGAAATTTAAATGAAGAATATGGCTATGAAGTAGGGGATAAAATCGTCAAAATTTGTGCTGATGAGATTATTAACGAAACCAAAGGACGTGATATAGTTGGTAGATATAGTGCTGAAAAAATTTGCATAGTATTAAAGAATATTTCACAAGAAAGGGCGATTAAAATTCTTTCTCGCATTCGAGTCAATATAAAAAAAGCTGGAATTTTAGTCAATTTGGATGAAGTCTTTTTTACCGCTTCCATAGGAGTGGTTTTTGCTAAGAGTGGAGATAAATTTGAAACCTTAGTTGATAAAGCTTCAAAAGCACTTTCGCAAGCTAAGGCCAATGGTAAAGATAGAGTAGAAGTATGTTCTTAA